The nucleotide sequence TCGGGTCTGACTTCCAGAAGGGCTATGACTTCTACTTGGACTAACACTAGGGCTGCTTTGACTCTGGCTCCTGCTTATACCCACCTGGCTGACCACTGCTATGTCCAGgctctcttttgctttctctatCGTTTTCTCTTTCGGGTCCTTAGAAATGTTTGTGGAAGTTTCCTCTTCTTTCACAGATATGTTACTTTCACTGTCACTCTCATTATAGTCCGGTTCAAAAGCAGCCTCGTCAGTTTCTCTAGTTAAGTCAGAGGAAAGTCTAGAGGAATGGCTTACCTGGGGTTTAGGCTTGACAGTATTCTTGTCAATCTGTACAGTCACTTGCTCCTTTTCAATCTGTGGGTCTGGTGGGTTGGGTATGTAAGGTAATTTACTGCCACTTGACTCTTTATTGTTCCGTGCCTCAGGTACGGACTTCTCTCGATCCTTACAAGGATTTTTATCTACAGGTTTTGTCTCTTCGCATGAGCATTTAGTATCATGAGGGACTTTATAATCATGAGGTTTTTTGTCTCTTGAGGGACTAGAATTACTTTTTTTGGAATCTCCTGTTCCTTTTTTAGGCAACTCCCTGTCTTCCCTTGGCTTATTTTTCTGTCCAGATGCAGAATCTTTATTCCGAGAAGGAGAGTCTTTTCTTCTTGTTACCTCATTTCTTTCATCTCTCCGTTTGGAACTAGAATATTCTCTGTTGTCATAGTcagtttttttgtctctattggGAGTAAAGTCTTTATTTGAGGAACCACGAACAGAATCATGCTTATCTGAAGTTCTTGTCTCTTTTGAAGATTGAGACAGACCTTTAAAATTGCCTTGCTCGTTCAGTCGGTCCAAATTATTATCTTTCTCTGGTTGAGTGCTGCTCTTCCTCTTTTCAGGGTTTTCCTTTTCTAACACTGAGTGATCTCTATCTTTGGTTTTCCCTTTTTCACTAGATGCAGAGTTTTTTGAACTTTTGACCTCATGCTGCATAATTTCAAGACTTGCCTCCTTGGTGAGCTTCTGAATTTTCTCTGATGGCTCACTTTCTTTGTCAGCATACTTGACTATAGTTGATGGCTTAGTACTAATTTTTATAATACTAGAAGGTTTTCCTACATTTGATATAGGTTGTGTGGACTTAACATCTTCTTCTTCAGATTCAAAGTCATCTTGATCCCACTTGGACTGAGGAACCTGGATCATAATAATAACATCTTCAGCAGGAGCTGTATTGTCATTATTATATTCTTCCATAGTTTTAATGACAGTTcgctttgtatctgttttttctTCAGATTTCCGAACAGGACTGCCTCCAGTTGAGCTTGtgctaaaaagaatgaaaatattcaatTCATGAAGAATGTGTTactaattataaaacactgatcaATATAAAAATGCCAATTAAGTATGATAAATGTGGTCTTAAAAATCCAAATCATTCTGCTCTAATCAAGATATACGTGACAATAAGGGTGTAACTGTACTAAAAACAAACATAGTTCACTCCCAAATCTGCTTTCAACCTTGACTTTAacaatgcttttctttgaagacaaCTAAAGAGTAAACCAGATTAATCCCTACAATCAGCACATTAGAAACACAGAAAGTACAAGTAGggataaaattaaaggaaatcaCGTCCCGAAACAGTTATCTACATTCCTAGTACCACCGGATTACCTGGAGTAATATACACCCTCCACCCACCCTTTGATACCTGGTATAATCCACGAGAGTCGAGCTGGACCCTTCAGTTCCAGTTACTTTTCTCTTGGCCTTTCCTTTGACTTTTTCCTGTTTAATTTTGCTAGATGTTGACTCCAATTTTTCAGAGGGTTCTTTTGTACTACATATGTTTTCTGTACTTCCAATCTTCTTCCCAGTTTCTCTGTTGAGCTTGATTTTTTTGGCTGGGGCTGTTGATGAtgcaattttttccttttctggagtCCTATCCATCTTTTCAACATCAGGTTCCATTTTGCGCTTCGGTGATGGCTTCACTATTTCAGTTCCTTCTAGTTTAGAAATTTTCATTGAAGAAGATTCAAAATCTTTATCCACacctttttcttcagtttttctttttcttttttctcccttgctATCAAGTGGTTTATTTTTCTCAGGCTTCttgactttttcttccttattggcTGGCTTTTCTGATTTGATGTCTTTGGAATAATCCTTCTTCACCTTTTCGTCCTTGACTGGCTTTGTCTCCTGGTGTTCTTTTGCTGACTTGGAATGCGTTTTCCTGGGGGTGCCAATGACCTTTTCGTCCTTTTGAGAGGACGACGATGGTTTAGCAGTGTCAGTCTTTGGAGCCTCCTCTTTGGCTTTTTTAAGTGGAGGTTCTGACCGAGGAGATTTCTCACGCTCTCCATCTAGCTTTTCCTGGGGAGCTTTAGCAGGttttatgatattttcttttttggatgcaGCAGACCCTTCACTCTTCCGCTTGGTCTTGTcaccttttgcttttggtttatctttttctctcttgtctttTTCAGACACCGATTTAAAAGTGATGGATTCTGCATCCATTGGTTCATCCCTAACAGGTGTAGCATCATCTCTACTTGGGAGAACAAATAATGCCTCTGTCTTATTTTCCTCAACACCTGTAGGTTCTCTTGATTTCCTAGAAGACTCTAGTAACTCTGGGTTCAGAAAGCCTTCgctttcttccccctttctcctttttctatgcTTCTTATGCTTATTCCCTTTGCCATCTCCTCCTGGAGCATTTTCACTCTCCTTCTCCTTTGACTTTGTATTATCTTTCTGATTGTGACTCTCTCTAAGGGAGAGCTTTTCTGGATAGCTGCCACCTATATTTCGACTTCTATGACTTTGTCCACCAACATAGTCTTCTCTGCGCCCTCTTGTGAAGGGTGAGTTCCTGATATTAAGAGGTAAAAGTCTCTCTGGAGAAAAGTTCTCTCTGTTTGCTGAGGGTCTAGGCTGTGTTCCAGCAGCATACCCTTTATAATACTTCTCATACCACTCTCTGTATTTTCTCTCCCATTCTCGGTAACGTTCTTTTTCAAATGGGTCTCTAAAGTCAACACTCCTCCCATAATATGCTTTCATGTCATAAGGTGGTGGAACTTCTCTGTATCTATTAAAATATTCACGTTCTGTTTCTCCTTGAGGTACATTACGTTTATTGGGAGACTGTGCCCTAAATGCTTGAGGAGATCTTGATCGTGAATGATAGCGTCTATATGGGGGTGACCTTGACCTAGACCGATGATATCCATGAGATCTAGACCGTGAACGGTAATTGCgactcttgcctctgcctcttctGGGATATGGAGGTGATCGAGAATAGGAACGAGAATGTGAGCGGCTGAACGATCGAGAGTAAGAGCGTGAACGTGTAGAACCAGATCTTGACTTAGAGTAAGTATATGAACTTCTTGAATATGATGAGCCACTATAGGGAGATTtagatctaaaaacaaaaacaaaacaataattgaTAGTtgagaaatatatacaaaataaaacacttaGATTCTAGCTTTCTTTTCTCACGGTTTCATCTCTTTTATATCAAGGCTCATCTTGGATGAATAAAGAGGCACAATGACCTCCACTGGAATGGAATAAAGTACACAAATCAGAGCGAAGTCTTAACAATTAGAGTGGAGTGCATTCATGTACCGTGAGTCATATGAACTTATTAACACTAAACAAAAAgccaattaaattaaatttaaatttcacttcCTATTTGATTATTTAAGTAGGAGTCCATTTTGTTTCCTGTACTGGTCAGTAGTCTAGCTTTAAAAGGAACCACACTTTAAGTGtaatgctaaaaaataaataaataaaaaaaagcaagtcctttcttttttttggcagcactagggtttgaacttagggccttgtacatgctaggcaggtgctctaccacttgagccacaccaccagcccaaaaAACAAAGCGTTTTAAGAAAACTTCCAGGGTATCTTTATAACTCAGTTTTTCTATCAATAAAGCAATTTGTATTCTATTACCACTTTTGACTACTTTATAATTATACAGGTTAATGTTCCAGCAAGAAGCTGTAGCCTTATGGTAAAAGGGTCCTCAGATATTTGGCTATTCccctaattcttttcttttataaacatcTCCCAATTATTTCTACTATAAATAACTTCAAGGGACAAGGGCAATTTAATCCCCATAACTGCTAGTTCTACACAATAGAATTTACACTGAGACATTATTTGGATAAACAGATACTGGGAAATAAGTACATCTCCATTTCTAGAAACCTAGACCGAATCAGAAAGTTTTCATAAGTGCAATGTTATTTATATCCATAGCTAATCCCTGGATATTCAAAGTCCCATTTGTAATTCTGTTGTGAAGGCTTGCAAAACACTAACCTGGAAAATGAGCGCCTACGCTCCTTTTGAATCTTTTTGTATTCCATCAATTCCTTAGCAAAATCATTTGTAAACTCATCTAGCttggactttttcttttccctagtAAAATAAAGTTAAAGAGTGAAAGttaacaaaaaccattttaagaaaaCTAACAAGACAAATGTAATTAGATcatgaatgaaatgaatgaaattgccattagtttttcactttaaaactataaataactAGGAATCCCTGAGGTTGCTATATGGCTTTGGTTTAAATTTAGGTGAGTTTTCTTGTACTAACTGGAAACACTGGAAAATGTTTCCAAAGATACCTATTTAATGTTatatcagaaaatgaaaaagtgcttaataatttcaaatgaaaacacTTACTCTTCTTTTAGTCGTCGTTGCTCTCTATAGAACTCTTCCCTGGACAAAGGTGGTGCTTGTGTTGTTGGGATGGTATTTGAGTGAGCTGTCTGCACTCCTGACGATACCCAGGGTGTTGATAAATTGGCAGGAGCTGGAGGAAACCCTGGAGGAGGGACGCTATACCCAGCAGGAGGTGGCTGGCCAGGAGGAAACTGAGGAGAAAATTGTGGGGGAGGAACACCTGGAGGGAGAGGAAGTGTGTGGGGAGGAGGTGGATACAAAGGAGGCGGTGGAACAGGTACAAAGACTGGAGTTGCTGGTAGTGATGGGCCTTGAGTCCTCTGTGATCTTTCGCTGTGGTGTCGCCCGCGATTTATACTTCTGGAGAAATAAATTCCAAGATATTATTCTCTTAAATTAAATTCATCAGAGACAAGTAGGCTTGTCTTTTCTGGCCAAAATTATTGTCAAACACAAAAACAACGGAATATAATCAACTATTTAACTAGTATAGAAACGTGTGACTTTAATCATTTGTGAATGTGAACTCTATAAAGCTGGGCAAAAACCTACAGTCACAGCAACTCAGAAGAGAAGGTGGTAGGATCACTTGAGTTTGAGTCCCTCCCAGGCAACATACCAATGTCCCAACTCAACTCAAAAGCAACAAAGTAACTTATGAACAAAATCCTAATTTTAGGGTCACTTTAGAAACTGACATTATAAATTCACAGGACTTTTTCTGTATGGAGATACTACATTTAAAACTTCTCTTTTGTGAACTTCAGATTGATCAGCACTCCACTCATTATCATCATTACTACCTAGCATGTCTTTTGAAGAAAGTGACAGGTTCATTTGGCTGTGACATAGTTCTCCCCTGTGTCTTCCAAGACCAAAAGCTTCCATGAAGAAAACCACTTTCTGTAACTTCCTTTTTGAGGGAGGAAGTGAGTGAACACCATACAAAGTAGAATAAATACTAGTTTTAATAATTGTAATCAACAACTAGAAATCTCAATGTTTTTTCTCAAAGGGTTAAGTAAAACTAACAGTGCTAAAGATTCTGAATTGTGCCTCAAAGAAACGTCAGTGGGCTTCTCTTAAACTAAGGGTCCTTTCTGTTATGGGCTACTGGTACACAACAGCAGCAGAAAGGGTTTAGATTGAAGCTTTTTCACAAAACCATGAATTAGTAACTATTACCTTCTTTTAATACATAATCTGGTAATGAAGTAGTAAACTCACAGTCTTAGTAATTCTCAATGGAGCACTAAAAGATACcgttaactttcttttttttttttttccccctttaacaTTCTTATTTATACAATTTTGGTGGTCCCTCTGTCCTAGTGGCAACTATGACCTAGACAGTAAGACCTATAGCTTACTTCTTGATTAACAATGTTTTTACCTGCTCAGGACAGAACCCCTAACAATGTCCTTATCTCTTCTTTTGGAAGAGAGAAAGTGGGAAAAGACTGGGACAGTTGAGTCTGAAGGAGAATTAAATGCAATTATTCTTCACATGTGGGAGCTGAGGTAGCTCCTTTCATTGCCAATATTCTGCTCTGTGCTGATAGGGAGGAAGTAATCACTGGAAGGCGCATAGAAGACGTAGCCTTAAAGGCcatgtttaaaatgttaatgTAATTTATGCTTTCCTAAGTTTCTTAAGGACAACTATTGAAGACCTGAGTGAGAGTAGTATGATTCCTTGTACCAttgctctttttaaatttctctgtaCAGTTTCAGTGTGTCATAAGATTACTGCTTCCAAGATTGCTAGCAAGGCCTACCTGTAGCAGCTTCTCTCCCCTCTTCTAATTTGTTGTGGTGGAGAAACCAGATATCCGAGCTTGTTGGAACTGAGCaagggaaaaacataaaatagctTGAGTATTTCTCCAACTTCAAGGTATTTAAAGtgttctgaaatatattttctactcCCTGAATATTTAAACTTGAAGATAGAGATCTGAGTAAAtacatttacttaaaaatttttttcctcattaagttctaacaattaaaacaatatatattgTCTGCACTACTATCATTTTATATGTGTAAGAAGGCATAACTACTTCAATTCTATAAATAAGGAAAGGGAATCTGAGGAAAACCACATGCCCAATCATGCAGCTAGTGAATGGAGGAACTAGGATTCAAACCCAGCTCTGCCATCTCCAAATCCCACACTTTTTCCACTAATGTCTTCTGTTACTCTCTTGTTTAGCATATTTTCTCTGTAAGATATTTCATCTTTCAAACCAAAAGCTCAAAGTATCTGAATATAAGTCTCACAGAAATAGCTGTATAAATTAGgaacatatgaaataaattaactgatttttttatggCATAAAACATCCCACAAAGATCAAAGTTCTTGGTATTTCATGGGAGAAAAATCACATCctatagattttatttatttgtttcctttagttctagggtttgaatttagggccacaggcctactaggcaagcactagttgagccacacacccccagaACATCGTGTAGATTTTAATATGCAGTAAGACTTTATTAATTCAGATATTATTCAAAATGAGGAAATTTGTGTGTGGTAgactttaattttaatatgtatttactaaaatcaaatcctgATCATCCAAACTAAGGATAGGAAAAAAGCAAGTTAAATGAAACTTATTTTAAGTATGTAATCACTTATCTACTCACTAACTGAGGTTCTGTTAAGATCCCCATTTGTTAAGACATGAAAGCAGAAAAGAATTTACTATTTTGTATTTTGGCAAAGAGTTACAAGTTGACCCTTAATGTGAATTTGGACATGTGCATGGCTCCACttatatgagattttttttttttgagatttgcagtaatttaaaaaaactcGTCAACAATACAGCATAgcttaaaaaatatcaaaatattaagaaaaggAACATCACAAATGATAAgtctattttatcatttactaCCACATAGACAAATCAATTAACCAAAACTTATGCAAACACACCATATACACTGTTACTTATGCAGTATTAAATCATAATGGTATGAAATTAACAGTAGTACATACTGTGCCCCTGTAATTTTGATGGCACCTTCTGCTGCCGCTGCAGTGAGCTCAAGTGTTGCAAGTATCCACTTAAAACACCATTGGTGTGGTGGTAATTACCTCTATGTGAGCAATTTGTCTCCAGTAAACTGTGTGTCACTTATTT is from Castor canadensis chromosome 17, mCasCan1.hap1v2, whole genome shotgun sequence and encodes:
- the Rbbp6 gene encoding E3 ubiquitin-protein ligase RBBP6 isoform X4; translation: MSCVHYKFSSKLNYDTVTFDGLHISLCDLKKQIMGREKLKAADCDLQITNAQTKEEYTDDNALIPKNSSVIVRRIPIGGVKSTSKTYVISRTEPVMGTTKAIDDSSASITLAQLTKTANLAEANASEEDKIKAMMSQSGHEYDPINYMKKPLGPPPPSYTCFRCGKPGHYIKNCPTNGDKNFESGPRIKKSTGIPRSFMMEVKDPNMKGAMLTNTGKYAIPTIDAEAYAIGKKEKPPFLPEEPSSSSEEDDPIPDELLCLICKDIMTDAVVIPCCGNSYCDECIRTALLESDEHTCPTCHQNDVSPDALIANKFLRQAVNNFKNETGYTKRLRKQLPPPPPPIPPPRPLIQRNLQPLMRSPISRQQDPLMIPVTSSSAHPSSSLSSLTSNQSSLTPSVPGNPSSAPAPVPDITATVSISVHSEKADGPFRDSDNKLLPAAALASEHSKGTSSIAITALMEEKGYQVPVLGTPSLLGQSLLHGQLIPTTGPVRINAARPGGGRPGWEHSNKLGYLVSPPQQIRRGERSCYRSINRGRHHSERSQRTQGPSLPATPVFVPVPPPPLYPPPPHTLPLPPGVPPPQFSPQFPPGQPPPAGYSVPPPGFPPAPANLSTPWVSSGVQTAHSNTIPTTQAPPLSREEFYREQRRLKEESKSPYSGSSYSRSSYTYSKSRSGSTRSRSYSRSFSRSHSRSYSRSPPYPRRGRGKSRNYRSRSRSHGYHRSRSRSPPYRRYHSRSRSPQAFRAQSPNKRNVPQGETEREYFNRYREVPPPYDMKAYYGRSVDFRDPFEKERYREWERKYREWYEKYYKGYAAGTQPRPSANRENFSPERLLPLNIRNSPFTRGRREDYVGGQSHRSRNIGGSYPEKLSLRESHNQKDNTKSKEKESENAPGGDGKGNKHKKHRKRRKGEESEGFLNPELLESSRKSREPTGVEENKTEALFVLPSRDDATPVRDEPMDAESITFKSVSEKDKREKDKPKAKGDKTKRKSEGSAASKKENIIKPAKAPQEKLDGEREKSPRSEPPLKKAKEEAPKTDTAKPSSSSQKDEKVIGTPRKTHSKSAKEHQETKPVKDEKVKKDYSKDIKSEKPANKEEKVKKPEKNKPLDSKGEKRKRKTEEKGVDKDFESSSMKISKLEGTEIVKPSPKRKMEPDVEKMDRTPEKEKIASSTAPAKKIKLNRETGKKIGSTENICSTKEPSEKLESTSSKIKQEKVKGKAKRKVTGTEGSSSTLVDYTSTSSTGGSPVRKSEEKTDTKRTVIKTMEEYNNDNTAPAEDVIIMIQVPQSKWDQDDFESEEEDVKSTQPISNVGKPSSIIKISTKPSTIVKYADKESEPSEKIQKLTKEASLEIMQHEVKSSKNSASSEKGKTKDRDHSVLEKENPEKRKSSTQPEKDNNLDRLNEQGNFKGLSQSSKETRTSDKHDSVRGSSNKDFTPNRDKKTDYDNREYSSSKRRDERNEVTRRKDSPSRNKDSASGQKNKPREDRELPKKGTGDSKKSNSSPSRDKKPHDYKVPHDTKCSCEETKPVDKNPCKDREKSVPEARNNKESSGSKLPYIPNPPDPQIEKEQVTVQIDKNTVKPKPQVSHSSRLSSDLTRETDEAAFEPDYNESDSESNISVKEEETSTNISKDPKEKTIEKAKESLDIAVVSQVGISRSQSQSSPSVSPSRSHSPSGSQTRSHSSSASSVESQDSKKKKKKKEKKKHKKHKKHKKHKKHAGPEVELEKSQKHKHKKKKSKKSKDKEKEKEKEKDDQKVKSVTV
- the Rbbp6 gene encoding E3 ubiquitin-protein ligase RBBP6 isoform X1, whose translation is MSCVHYKFSSKLNYDTVTFDGLHISLCDLKKQIMGREKLKAADCDLQITNAQTKEEYTDDNALIPKNSSVIVRRIPIGGVKSTSKTYVISRTEPVMGTTKAIDDSSASITLAQLTKTANLAEANASEEDKIKAMMSQSGHEYDPINYMKKPLGPPPPSYTCFRCGKPGHYIKNCPTNGDKNFESGPRIKKSTGIPRSFMMEVKDPNMKGAMLTNTGKYAIPTIDAGRLLFHKLGTMGHKQIDTYFWNRGDVYGATATQITHLREAYAIGKKEKPPFLPEEPSSSSEEDDPIPDELLCLICKDIMTDAVVIPCCGNSYCDECIRTALLESDEHTCPTCHQNDVSPDALIANKFLRQAVNNFKNETGYTKRLRKQLPPPPPPIPPPRPLIQRNLQPLMRSPISRQQDPLMIPVTSSSAHPSSSLSSLTSNQSSLTPSVPGNPSSAPAPVPDITATVSISVHSEKADGPFRDSDNKLLPAAALASEHSKGTSSIAITALMEEKGYQVPVLGTPSLLGQSLLHGQLIPTTGPVRINAARPGGGRPGWEHSNKLGYLVSPPQQIRRGERSCYRSINRGRHHSERSQRTQGPSLPATPVFVPVPPPPLYPPPPHTLPLPPGVPPPQFSPQFPPGQPPPAGYSVPPPGFPPAPANLSTPWVSSGVQTAHSNTIPTTQAPPLSREEFYREQRRLKEEEKKKSKLDEFTNDFAKELMEYKKIQKERRRSFSRSKSPYSGSSYSRSSYTYSKSRSGSTRSRSYSRSFSRSHSRSYSRSPPYPRRGRGKSRNYRSRSRSHGYHRSRSRSPPYRRYHSRSRSPQAFRAQSPNKRNVPQGETEREYFNRYREVPPPYDMKAYYGRSVDFRDPFEKERYREWERKYREWYEKYYKGYAAGTQPRPSANRENFSPERLLPLNIRNSPFTRGRREDYVGGQSHRSRNIGGSYPEKLSLRESHNQKDNTKSKEKESENAPGGDGKGNKHKKHRKRRKGEESEGFLNPELLESSRKSREPTGVEENKTEALFVLPSRDDATPVRDEPMDAESITFKSVSEKDKREKDKPKAKGDKTKRKSEGSAASKKENIIKPAKAPQEKLDGEREKSPRSEPPLKKAKEEAPKTDTAKPSSSSQKDEKVIGTPRKTHSKSAKEHQETKPVKDEKVKKDYSKDIKSEKPANKEEKVKKPEKNKPLDSKGEKRKRKTEEKGVDKDFESSSMKISKLEGTEIVKPSPKRKMEPDVEKMDRTPEKEKIASSTAPAKKIKLNRETGKKIGSTENICSTKEPSEKLESTSSKIKQEKVKGKAKRKVTGTEGSSSTLVDYTSTSSTGGSPVRKSEEKTDTKRTVIKTMEEYNNDNTAPAEDVIIMIQVPQSKWDQDDFESEEEDVKSTQPISNVGKPSSIIKISTKPSTIVKYADKESEPSEKIQKLTKEASLEIMQHEVKSSKNSASSEKGKTKDRDHSVLEKENPEKRKSSTQPEKDNNLDRLNEQGNFKGLSQSSKETRTSDKHDSVRGSSNKDFTPNRDKKTDYDNREYSSSKRRDERNEVTRRKDSPSRNKDSASGQKNKPREDRELPKKGTGDSKKSNSSPSRDKKPHDYKVPHDTKCSCEETKPVDKNPCKDREKSVPEARNNKESSGSKLPYIPNPPDPQIEKEQVTVQIDKNTVKPKPQVSHSSRLSSDLTRETDEAAFEPDYNESDSESNISVKEEETSTNISKDPKEKTIEKAKESLDIAVVSQVGISRSQSQSSPSVSPSRSHSPSGSQTRSHSSSASSVESQDSKKKKKKKEKKKHKKHKKHKKHKKHAGPEVELEKSQKHKHKKKKSKKSKDKEKEKEKEKDDQKVKSVTV
- the Rbbp6 gene encoding E3 ubiquitin-protein ligase RBBP6 isoform X3; translated protein: MSCVHYKFSSKLNYDTVTFDGLHISLCDLKKQIMGREKLKAADCDLQITNAQTKEEYTDDNALIPKNSSVIVRRIPIGGVKSTSKTYVISRTEPVMGTTKAIDDSSASITLAQLTKTANLAEANASEEDKIKAMMSQSGHEYDPINYMKKPLGPPPPSYTCFRCGKPGHYIKNCPTNGDKNFESGPRIKKSTGIPRSFMMEVKDPNMKGAMLTNTGKYAIPTIDAEAYAIGKKEKPPFLPEEPSSSSEEDDPIPDELLCLICKDIMTDAVVIPCCGNSYCDECIRTALLESDEHTCPTCHQNDVSPDALIANKFLRQAVNNFKNETGYTKRLRKQLPPPPPPIPPPRPLIQRNLQPLMRSPISRQQDPLMIPVTSSSAHPSSSLSSLTSNQSSLTPSVPGNPSSAPAPVPDITATVSISVHSEKADGPFRDSDNKLLPAAALASEHSKGTSSIAITALMEEKGYQVPVLGTPSLLGQSLLHGQLIPTTGPVRINAARPGGGRPGWEHSNKLGYLVSPPQQIRRGERSCYRSINRGRHHSERSQRTQGPSLPATPVFVPVPPPPLYPPPPHTLPLPPGVPPPQFSPQFPPGQPPPAGYSVPPPGFPPAPANLSTPWVSSGVQTAHSNTIPTTQAPPLSREEFYREQRRLKEEEKKKSKLDEFTNDFAKELMEYKKIQKERRRSFSRSKSPYSGSSYSRSSYTYSKSRSGSTRSRSYSRSFSRSHSRSYSRSPPYPRRGRGKSRNYRSRSRSHGYHRSRSRSPPYRRYHSRSRSPQAFRAQSPNKRNVPQGETEREYFNRYREVPPPYDMKAYYGRSVDFRDPFEKERYREWERKYREWYEKYYKGYAAGTQPRPSANRENFSPERLLPLNIRNSPFTRGRREDYVGGQSHRSRNIGGSYPEKLSLRESHNQKDNTKSKEKESENAPGGDGKGNKHKKHRKRRKGEESEGFLNPELLESSRKSREPTGVEENKTEALFVLPSRDDATPVRDEPMDAESITFKSVSEKDKREKDKPKAKGDKTKRKSEGSAASKKENIIKPAKAPQEKLDGEREKSPRSEPPLKKAKEEAPKTDTAKPSSSSQKDEKVIGTPRKTHSKSAKEHQETKPVKDEKVKKDYSKDIKSEKPANKEEKVKKPEKNKPLDSKGEKRKRKTEEKGVDKDFESSSMKISKLEGTEIVKPSPKRKMEPDVEKMDRTPEKEKIASSTAPAKKIKLNRETGKKIGSTENICSTKEPSEKLESTSSKIKQEKVKGKAKRKVTGTEGSSSTLVDYTSTSSTGGSPVRKSEEKTDTKRTVIKTMEEYNNDNTAPAEDVIIMIQVPQSKWDQDDFESEEEDVKSTQPISNVGKPSSIIKISTKPSTIVKYADKESEPSEKIQKLTKEASLEIMQHEVKSSKNSASSEKGKTKDRDHSVLEKENPEKRKSSTQPEKDNNLDRLNEQGNFKGLSQSSKETRTSDKHDSVRGSSNKDFTPNRDKKTDYDNREYSSSKRRDERNEVTRRKDSPSRNKDSASGQKNKPREDRELPKKGTGDSKKSNSSPSRDKKPHDYKVPHDTKCSCEETKPVDKNPCKDREKSVPEARNNKESSGSKLPYIPNPPDPQIEKEQVTVQIDKNTVKPKPQVSHSSRLSSDLTRETDEAAFEPDYNESDSESNISVKEEETSTNISKDPKEKTIEKAKESLDIAVVSQVGISRSQSQSSPSVSPSRSHSPSGSQTRSHSSSASSVESQDSKKKKKKKEKKKHKKHKKHKKHKKHAGPEVELEKSQKHKHKKKKSKKSKDKEKEKEKEKDDQKVKSVTV
- the Rbbp6 gene encoding E3 ubiquitin-protein ligase RBBP6 isoform X2 produces the protein MSCVHYKFSSKLNYDTVTFDGLHISLCDLKKQIMGREKLKAADCDLQITNAQTKEEYTDDNALIPKNSSVIVRRIPIGGVKSTSKTYVISRTEPVMGTTKAIDDSSASITLAQLTKTANLAEANASEEDKIKAMMSQSGHEYDPINYMKKPLGPPPPSYTCFRCGKPGHYIKNCPTNGDKNFESGPRIKKSTGIPRSFMMEVKDPNMKGAMLTNTGKYAIPTIDAGRLLFHKLGTMGHKQIDTYFWNRGDVYGATATQITHLREAYAIGKKEKPPFLPEEPSSSSEEDDPIPDELLCLICKDIMTDAVVIPCCGNSYCDECIRTALLESDEHTCPTCHQNDVSPDALIANKFLRQAVNNFKNETGYTKRLRKQLPPPPPPIPPPRPLIQRNLQPLMRSPISRQQDPLMIPVTSSSAHPSSSLSSLTSNQSSLTPSVPGNPSSAPAPVPDITATVSISVHSEKADGPFRDSDNKLLPAAALASEHSKGTSSIAITALMEEKGYQVPVLGTPSLLGQSLLHGQLIPTTGPVRINAARPGGGRPGWEHSNKLGYLVSPPQQIRRGERSCYRSINRGRHHSERSQRTQGPSLPATPVFVPVPPPPLYPPPPHTLPLPPGVPPPQFSPQFPPGQPPPAGYSVPPPGFPPAPANLSTPWVSSGVQTAHSNTIPTTQAPPLSREEFYREQRRLKEESKSPYSGSSYSRSSYTYSKSRSGSTRSRSYSRSFSRSHSRSYSRSPPYPRRGRGKSRNYRSRSRSHGYHRSRSRSPPYRRYHSRSRSPQAFRAQSPNKRNVPQGETEREYFNRYREVPPPYDMKAYYGRSVDFRDPFEKERYREWERKYREWYEKYYKGYAAGTQPRPSANRENFSPERLLPLNIRNSPFTRGRREDYVGGQSHRSRNIGGSYPEKLSLRESHNQKDNTKSKEKESENAPGGDGKGNKHKKHRKRRKGEESEGFLNPELLESSRKSREPTGVEENKTEALFVLPSRDDATPVRDEPMDAESITFKSVSEKDKREKDKPKAKGDKTKRKSEGSAASKKENIIKPAKAPQEKLDGEREKSPRSEPPLKKAKEEAPKTDTAKPSSSSQKDEKVIGTPRKTHSKSAKEHQETKPVKDEKVKKDYSKDIKSEKPANKEEKVKKPEKNKPLDSKGEKRKRKTEEKGVDKDFESSSMKISKLEGTEIVKPSPKRKMEPDVEKMDRTPEKEKIASSTAPAKKIKLNRETGKKIGSTENICSTKEPSEKLESTSSKIKQEKVKGKAKRKVTGTEGSSSTLVDYTSTSSTGGSPVRKSEEKTDTKRTVIKTMEEYNNDNTAPAEDVIIMIQVPQSKWDQDDFESEEEDVKSTQPISNVGKPSSIIKISTKPSTIVKYADKESEPSEKIQKLTKEASLEIMQHEVKSSKNSASSEKGKTKDRDHSVLEKENPEKRKSSTQPEKDNNLDRLNEQGNFKGLSQSSKETRTSDKHDSVRGSSNKDFTPNRDKKTDYDNREYSSSKRRDERNEVTRRKDSPSRNKDSASGQKNKPREDRELPKKGTGDSKKSNSSPSRDKKPHDYKVPHDTKCSCEETKPVDKNPCKDREKSVPEARNNKESSGSKLPYIPNPPDPQIEKEQVTVQIDKNTVKPKPQVSHSSRLSSDLTRETDEAAFEPDYNESDSESNISVKEEETSTNISKDPKEKTIEKAKESLDIAVVSQVGISRSQSQSSPSVSPSRSHSPSGSQTRSHSSSASSVESQDSKKKKKKKEKKKHKKHKKHKKHKKHAGPEVELEKSQKHKHKKKKSKKSKDKEKEKEKEKDDQKVKSVTV